The following are encoded together in the Actinoplanes sp. N902-109 genome:
- a CDS encoding MBL fold metallo-hydrolase — translation MSATITLGEVEVTRVVEWSGPVRTARFIIPASDPETWHRNENWLAPDFWTPADDAYRCHVQTWVLRSEGRTILVDTGVGNDRQRPQIPQFAGLRTDYLARLRAAGVAPEDVDVVVNTHIHYDHVGWNTELRDGRWVPTFPNASYLIPRTDNQYFDPANPSRSREPRDEHERVRWAGSKLVFNDSIAPVHEAGQAVLWEDTHRIDGNLLLEAAPGHTPGSSVLSLHSGTDRAVFVGDMVHSPVQVLGPDWNSCFCDDPALAAKTRRTYLARAAEHHELVIPAHWPGHGAAQVRQDGDGFAITAWAGFAGE, via the coding sequence ATGTCCGCAACCATCACCCTCGGCGAGGTGGAAGTAACGCGCGTTGTCGAGTGGTCCGGGCCTGTTCGGACCGCCCGGTTCATCATCCCGGCCAGCGATCCGGAAACCTGGCACCGCAACGAGAACTGGCTGGCGCCCGATTTCTGGACGCCGGCCGACGACGCGTACCGCTGCCACGTCCAGACCTGGGTCCTGCGCAGCGAAGGCCGGACCATTCTGGTCGACACCGGGGTCGGCAACGACCGCCAGCGCCCGCAGATCCCGCAGTTCGCCGGGTTGCGCACCGACTACCTGGCCCGCCTGCGCGCGGCCGGTGTGGCGCCCGAGGACGTCGACGTCGTCGTCAACACGCACATCCATTACGACCACGTCGGCTGGAACACCGAGTTACGAGACGGCCGATGGGTCCCGACGTTCCCCAACGCCTCATACCTGATCCCCCGCACCGACAACCAGTACTTCGACCCGGCTAACCCGAGTCGCAGCCGGGAGCCGCGCGACGAGCACGAACGTGTCCGCTGGGCAGGCAGCAAACTTGTGTTCAACGACAGCATCGCCCCTGTCCATGAGGCCGGGCAGGCGGTGCTGTGGGAGGACACCCACCGCATCGACGGCAACCTCCTGCTGGAGGCGGCACCGGGCCACACCCCCGGTTCGTCCGTGCTCAGTCTGCACTCGGGCACCGACCGTGCTGTCTTCGTCGGGGACATGGTGCACAGCCCCGTGCAGGTCCTCGGACCGGACTGGAACAGCTGCTTCTGCGACGATCCGGCCCTGGCGGCCAAGACCCGCCGCACCTATCTCGCCCGTGCGGCCGAGCACCACGAGCTGGTCATCCCGGCTCACTGGCCGGGGCACGGCGCAGCCCAGGTACGACAGGACGGCGACGGCTTCGCCATCACCGCATGGGCCGGATTCGCCGGCGAATGA
- a CDS encoding sigma-70 family RNA polymerase sigma factor: MHHSARGELLRRLERPRADAAAIRHLHQTHAPVLLRFLTRLLNGDVQRAEDCLQETLLRAWRNPEAQTHNGRWSRAWLFTVARHIAIDSIRAREARVPEASGERIDRHAARNDAIQQLLDAHEVHEALTSLPEHFRTTLVEIYFRERSVAETADILKVPIGTVKSRTFYGLQALREALAARRRPDGC; encoded by the coding sequence ATCCACCACAGCGCCCGGGGCGAACTGCTCCGCCGGCTGGAACGGCCGCGGGCGGACGCCGCAGCCATTCGCCATCTGCACCAGACGCATGCTCCGGTACTGCTGCGGTTCCTGACCCGGTTGCTCAACGGCGACGTGCAGCGAGCCGAGGACTGCCTGCAGGAAACACTGCTGCGGGCGTGGCGCAACCCGGAAGCCCAGACGCACAACGGCCGGTGGAGCCGGGCCTGGCTGTTCACCGTGGCGCGGCACATAGCAATCGACTCGATCCGGGCACGCGAGGCCCGGGTGCCGGAGGCCAGTGGCGAACGGATCGATCGCCACGCCGCCAGGAACGACGCGATCCAGCAACTGCTCGACGCACACGAGGTCCACGAGGCGTTGACGTCGCTGCCGGAGCACTTCAGAACGACCCTGGTGGAAATCTACTTCCGGGAACGTTCGGTGGCGGAGACCGCGGACATTCTCAAAGTGCCGATCGGCACGGTGAAGTCACGGACTTTCTACGGGCTGCAAGCCTTGCGCGAGGCGCTGGCGGCCCGGCGCCGTCCGGACGGATGCTGA
- a CDS encoding alpha/beta hydrolase, whose translation MRVVFVHGACVRDGQWWWHPAADALLKRGMSSVAPALPSCGESDRPPGNDGPGLAEDIAAVRAALTGSDEPTILVGHSYGGIVAAEAAVGAPAVQHMVFLSSYLPEPGESLSTFGAPEPPPFLDFDPESGTFGAVPELFAETFMQDCPPQLTREGEHRLIRQTIAVTQQPVRQVAWHDTPTTYIVCADDRGTPAAAQREFSRRADKVIEVQTGHHPFLSQPDTIADILSSLA comes from the coding sequence ATGCGAGTGGTATTCGTGCATGGCGCGTGTGTGCGAGACGGGCAGTGGTGGTGGCATCCAGCTGCTGACGCGCTGCTCAAGCGCGGTATGAGCAGTGTCGCACCGGCGTTGCCCAGCTGCGGTGAGAGCGACCGGCCCCCGGGGAACGATGGCCCCGGGCTGGCTGAGGACATCGCGGCGGTGCGGGCTGCGCTCACCGGGAGCGACGAGCCGACGATTCTCGTCGGGCACAGCTACGGGGGAATTGTCGCGGCCGAGGCCGCAGTGGGTGCTCCGGCGGTTCAGCACATGGTGTTCCTGTCGAGCTATCTGCCGGAGCCCGGCGAGTCGCTGTCGACGTTCGGCGCACCGGAACCGCCGCCGTTCCTCGACTTCGATCCCGAGAGCGGCACGTTCGGCGCGGTGCCCGAGCTGTTCGCGGAGACCTTCATGCAGGACTGCCCGCCGCAGCTCACCCGCGAGGGCGAGCACCGCCTGATCCGCCAGACGATCGCCGTCACCCAGCAGCCGGTCCGGCAGGTGGCGTGGCATGACACGCCCACGACCTACATCGTCTGCGCCGACGACCGGGGCACGCCGGCCGCTGCGCAGCGCGAGTTCTCCCGCCGGGCCGACAAGGTCATCGAGGTCCAGACGGGACACCATCCGTTTCTCTCGCAGCCGGACACCATCGCCGACATCCTTTCGAGCCTGGCGTGA
- a CDS encoding SDR family oxidoreductase, whose translation MILMTTAGKVGAEAARSLAGRGEPVRVLVRDAARTDALAQAGVDVAVGDLAVPHTVDAAMRDVSAVILVSPAIPAQELAVVDSAVRAGVQHVVKITSKASVDSPIARRRGRSRRRRTRRARRQDLLAERPGEPPRRTSPTCSAGG comes from the coding sequence ATGATCCTTATGACGACAGCCGGCAAGGTCGGCGCGGAAGCAGCACGCTCGCTGGCCGGGCGCGGCGAGCCGGTTCGCGTCCTGGTCCGTGACGCGGCGAGGACCGATGCGCTCGCGCAGGCCGGGGTGGACGTGGCCGTCGGTGACCTCGCCGTGCCGCACACCGTCGACGCCGCGATGCGCGACGTCTCGGCCGTCATCCTGGTCAGCCCGGCGATCCCGGCCCAGGAACTCGCCGTCGTCGACAGCGCCGTCCGTGCCGGGGTCCAGCACGTCGTGAAGATCACCAGCAAGGCATCGGTGGACTCCCCCATCGCCCGCCGCCGTGGCCGCAGCCGTCGCCGCCGCACCCGCCGGGCACGCCGGCAAGACCTACTGGCCGAGCGGCCCGGAGAACCTCCGCGGCGCACCTCTCCGACCTGCTCAGCAGGCGGGTGA
- a CDS encoding SDR family oxidoreductase, with protein sequence MTASTVRRVLIPGGSGAVGEGAVRAYLATGAQVVVPTRTDERADEFRRVLGDDATDHLHLFTHDYTTFEGAEALATTMQERLGGIDDVVAPIGGWWAGKQLWEIGRDDWDAAFTGLATTHMAVARAVLPRLGADGSYAVVVGESALFPVPGSGLVSMEQAAILMMREVLAAEAGDSRRIHALVLGPVRTRAVPGETLWVSADQIGAVAVALSNRPAATSQEVLLRTGAEAEKFLAELP encoded by the coding sequence ATGACGGCTTCAACGGTTCGCCGGGTTCTCATCCCCGGCGGCAGCGGCGCGGTGGGAGAAGGCGCCGTCCGCGCCTACCTCGCCACCGGCGCACAGGTGGTCGTACCCACCCGCACCGACGAGCGCGCTGACGAGTTCCGCCGGGTTCTCGGCGACGACGCGACCGATCACCTGCACCTGTTCACACACGACTACACGACATTCGAAGGAGCTGAGGCACTCGCCACCACCATGCAGGAACGTCTTGGCGGCATCGACGACGTCGTGGCCCCCATCGGCGGCTGGTGGGCCGGTAAGCAGCTGTGGGAGATCGGCCGGGACGACTGGGACGCCGCCTTCACCGGACTCGCGACGACCCACATGGCGGTGGCGCGCGCCGTTCTGCCCCGGCTGGGCGCCGACGGCTCGTACGCGGTCGTCGTGGGCGAGTCGGCACTGTTCCCCGTACCGGGAAGTGGCTTGGTGAGCATGGAGCAGGCAGCGATTCTGATGATGCGCGAGGTCCTCGCCGCCGAGGCCGGCGACAGCCGGCGCATTCACGCGCTGGTGCTGGGCCCGGTGCGCACCCGCGCGGTGCCCGGAGAGACGTTGTGGGTCAGCGCCGACCAGATCGGCGCCGTGGCCGTGGCACTCTCGAACCGGCCGGCCGCGACAAGCCAGGAGGTCCTGCTGCGTACGGGCGCCGAGGCCGAGAAGTTCCTGGCGGAGCTGCCATGA
- a CDS encoding MarR family winged helix-turn-helix transcriptional regulator yields MTTSAAPALLRSLASWQSSRISVIGARLTAARMPLEARSDFAVLAALEEYGELSQAEIGRRLGLDRNNVNGIVTRLEQLDRLERRTDPQDRRRNIVAATESGLQYLHDLNALARDVQDELLVALDADERQQLAALLEKVLSSHPAQPA; encoded by the coding sequence ATGACCACTTCTGCTGCGCCCGCGCTGCTGCGCTCGCTGGCAAGTTGGCAATCAAGCCGGATCTCGGTCATCGGCGCTCGCCTGACCGCGGCCCGGATGCCGCTCGAGGCGCGTTCCGACTTCGCCGTGCTCGCCGCCCTGGAGGAATACGGCGAGCTCAGTCAGGCCGAGATCGGCCGCCGGCTCGGACTGGACCGCAACAACGTCAACGGCATCGTCACCCGCCTCGAGCAGCTCGACCGGCTCGAACGACGCACCGACCCGCAAGACCGCCGGCGCAACATCGTTGCCGCCACCGAGTCCGGGCTGCAGTATCTGCACGACCTCAACGCGCTCGCCCGGGACGTCCAGGACGAACTGCTCGTTGCTCTGGACGCCGACGAGCGACAGCAGCTGGCGGCCCTGCTGGAGAAAGTGTTGTCCAGCCATCCGGCGCAGCCGGCCTGA
- a CDS encoding helix-turn-helix transcriptional regulator → MSGDNLLGDFLKSRRARVRVQQAAVTSYGRRRVPGLRRDELAALAGVSVHYLTRLEQGIDRHPSEQVLQALATALRLGQDETAHLRALAFPTLGPQPPGEVPDDVRDLLDSWEHNPAYVHDRRFDVLAANKLAMALSPLYTPGQNLVRGIFTTPGIRTLFPDWADIAHQTTAALRAEADLRDPATRTLLESMLTDDTFRTLWETHDVRRMRNELKRFDHPAVGPLTLRRQALTAAGADGQVIISYQAEPGSATAAALARLI, encoded by the coding sequence ATGAGCGGCGACAACCTGCTCGGCGACTTCCTCAAGTCACGCCGGGCCCGCGTCCGGGTGCAGCAGGCGGCAGTGACCTCGTACGGCCGCCGCCGCGTCCCCGGCCTGCGCCGTGACGAACTCGCCGCCCTCGCCGGTGTCAGCGTGCACTATCTGACGCGGCTCGAGCAGGGCATCGACCGCCACCCCTCCGAGCAGGTGCTGCAGGCCCTGGCGACCGCTCTGCGGCTCGGCCAGGACGAGACGGCCCACCTGCGCGCGCTCGCCTTCCCCACCCTCGGCCCGCAACCGCCCGGTGAGGTGCCCGACGATGTGCGGGACCTGCTCGACTCCTGGGAGCACAACCCGGCCTACGTCCACGACCGGCGCTTCGACGTACTGGCCGCGAACAAGCTGGCGATGGCCCTCTCCCCGCTCTACACACCAGGGCAGAACCTCGTCCGGGGCATCTTCACCACGCCCGGGATCCGCACCCTGTTCCCCGACTGGGCCGACATCGCCCACCAGACCACCGCCGCGCTGCGCGCCGAAGCCGACCTCCGCGACCCGGCCACCCGTACGCTGCTCGAGTCGATGCTGACCGACGACACCTTCCGCACCCTGTGGGAGACCCACGACGTGCGCCGCATGCGCAACGAACTCAAGCGCTTCGACCACCCCGCCGTCGGTCCGCTCACCCTGCGCCGCCAGGCCCTGACCGCCGCCGGTGCCGACGGTCAGGTGATCATCTCCTACCAGGCCGAGCCCGGGTCAGCCACCGCCGCCGCTCTCGCCCGCCTGATCTGA
- a CDS encoding SDR family NAD(P)-dependent oxidoreductase, which produces MKTWFITGASRGFGRVWAQAALERGDRVAVTARNVDTFDELTQAYGKQVLPLVLDVTDRAAVFAAVERAAEGFGSLDVVVNNAGYGLFGMVEETTEEQARSQMETNFFGALWVTQAALPVLRAQGRGHLLQVSSIGGIGAFPTLGLYNASKWALEGLSEALAAELAPLGPRVTMVEPGPYGTDWSGASAVHTEPLAAYEPVRAARRAGAAARNPADPAVTAKVILQLVDADQPPLRLFVGPYPYPVAEKLYRERLATWQEWRWLAEQAVGQ; this is translated from the coding sequence ATGAAGACATGGTTCATCACCGGTGCGTCGCGTGGATTCGGCCGCGTCTGGGCTCAGGCCGCCCTCGAGCGCGGCGACCGGGTCGCGGTGACGGCGCGCAACGTGGACACGTTCGACGAGCTGACGCAGGCGTACGGAAAACAGGTCCTGCCCTTGGTCTTGGACGTCACCGATCGGGCGGCGGTGTTCGCGGCGGTCGAGCGGGCGGCGGAGGGCTTCGGCTCGCTGGACGTGGTCGTCAACAATGCCGGCTACGGGCTGTTCGGCATGGTCGAGGAGACCACTGAGGAGCAGGCCCGGTCCCAGATGGAGACGAATTTCTTCGGGGCGCTGTGGGTGACCCAGGCAGCCCTGCCGGTGTTGCGGGCCCAGGGCAGGGGGCATCTGCTGCAGGTGTCGAGCATCGGCGGGATCGGCGCCTTTCCCACGCTGGGTCTCTACAACGCCTCCAAGTGGGCGCTGGAGGGACTGAGTGAGGCGCTGGCCGCCGAGCTCGCCCCACTGGGGCCGAGGGTGACGATGGTGGAGCCCGGTCCGTACGGCACCGACTGGTCCGGGGCCTCCGCGGTGCACACCGAGCCACTGGCGGCATACGAGCCGGTCCGTGCGGCCCGGCGGGCCGGTGCCGCGGCGCGTAACCCGGCCGACCCAGCTGTCACCGCGAAGGTCATCCTGCAGCTGGTCGACGCCGACCAGCCTCCGCTGCGCCTGTTCGTCGGTCCCTACCCCTATCCGGTGGCCGAGAAGCTCTACCGTGAGCGGCTTGCGACGTGGCAGGAGTGGCGCTGGCTCGCGGAGCAGGCGGTGGGGCAGTGA
- a CDS encoding LysR family transcriptional regulator yields the protein MELREFRVFLAVADEGSVSAAARRLRVSQPAVSQTIAALEQQTGVELLVRHSTGVELTDAGAVLATEARAVLARYDQALTAIGQFAGTGGTDLRIGVPLEFPSHLLPDAVTALVATHPRTRVALRHLSSATQLDALRAGELDLGLLRTRPADRDLDAMVVVEEKLGVLLAAAAEPAGPDGIRLETLAGLSWVGFPRADSPAWFDEIAAVLRSHGLHPGPPAGAGQSLIAEVKLAAVSAGQAFAFAPEKWLQPLPPGVVWTALKGSPLVRRTWAVWPADSRRRDLAALVSHLDQGP from the coding sequence ATGGAGTTACGGGAGTTCCGGGTCTTTCTCGCGGTAGCCGACGAGGGCAGCGTGTCGGCGGCGGCTCGGCGGTTGCGGGTGAGTCAGCCGGCGGTGTCGCAGACCATTGCCGCGCTGGAACAACAGACCGGTGTGGAGCTGCTGGTACGCCACAGCACGGGGGTGGAGCTCACCGATGCGGGGGCGGTGCTGGCCACCGAGGCCCGGGCCGTCCTGGCGCGGTACGACCAGGCGCTGACCGCGATAGGGCAGTTCGCCGGCACCGGTGGCACCGATCTGCGGATCGGCGTACCCCTCGAGTTCCCCTCCCACCTGCTGCCGGACGCGGTGACGGCGTTGGTTGCGACGCATCCCCGCACCCGGGTCGCGCTGCGGCACCTGTCCTCGGCCACCCAGCTCGACGCCTTGCGGGCCGGCGAACTGGACCTGGGGCTGCTGCGCACCCGGCCGGCCGATCGCGACCTCGATGCCATGGTGGTCGTCGAGGAGAAACTGGGCGTGTTGCTGGCCGCGGCTGCGGAGCCTGCCGGTCCTGACGGCATCCGGCTGGAGACTCTGGCCGGCCTGTCCTGGGTGGGTTTTCCCCGAGCTGACAGCCCGGCCTGGTTCGACGAGATCGCCGCTGTCCTTCGCAGTCACGGTCTGCACCCCGGGCCGCCTGCCGGCGCGGGCCAGTCGCTGATCGCCGAAGTGAAGTTGGCTGCGGTCAGCGCAGGTCAGGCGTTCGCGTTCGCCCCGGAGAAGTGGTTGCAGCCGTTGCCGCCCGGCGTGGTGTGGACTGCACTGAAGGGAAGTCCGCTCGTCCGGCGTACCTGGGCGGTGTGGCCGGCCGACTCCCGTCGCCGTGACCTGGCCGCCCTCGTCTCGCACCTCGATCAGGGGCCGTGA